A single window of Culicoides brevitarsis isolate CSIRO-B50_1 chromosome 3, AGI_CSIRO_Cbre_v1, whole genome shotgun sequence DNA harbors:
- the LOC134834519 gene encoding polycomb protein Pcl, which produces MSSSSELKNPSAKYLHHPTPNGAKTILITNNYTQNGGVSTTSGSGSGKNGSATNSITILTTAADRADPEANTVVLDRINICINNHYDSSGSQPVVNIKAEKISEDPSSYGMMPPAAATSKFKQGEDVLVQQKDGRFYLGTVVLATANQCLVQFDDNTQKWASHSDLKRFGTSKVDDDGPLCVVCKKKEEKKDVEVCEKCGRGYHRDCTQGNFGANGVWYCRRCSCQNGIKNNQNNETWGAVKTCKSQLSYDLDSLRWDPYHRKNMENIYCYCGTSGNWVEQMLQCSRCQQWFHDKCLQNSSYPLFSGDRFYIFVCSMCNHGKEFLRRLEMNWTDLIHLLLFNLTFYNRPNKYFDLQTVLTPYFMELHRILQLPDYMNGLAATAIQQKFLIVLQSNENRFRQSSIDAKAWGLCQNKPPDAPFVILPNDKKAISESYISAIWADTKLPLGFVVRGMEKSSCSKSEWYKRIQGKQFVASLASSRCFNEFPDGRFKDHFDEDDEIPVKFIIEKDKIGNFSGCKTVETPTTSSTPHGSRASSETTKIATDSNENSRDAFDDTSRDSLIVPPKPPQNTQKRRLRKRSAPNLTGPPLKKLKTEEKAPSPEDSSNDDDTSSRSTLDLIFPPPKDFQGSNNPFNPVYVPQPPSVLPLSKHRDTDKDSLENKKGSGKLRKIKGASKPPPENSKIRIVRTIRRRLSAKDIIIGPNQEVKYKKKSKHRNEDVEIISTTTIGSNVTTTFLPTRTEFKDWNATPNTKLALFNSSATSSATQPSTLKRSGSFKDKDRHSTGSSSGYSSIAGSSHTGYSSLPNSPNAKEKASLIDTYFENSHRLKNGEKFVVRGRRTKPDGSKQYLIEWSGKNKLQLF; this is translated from the exons atgtcgtcgtcgtccgaGCTGAAGAATCCATCTGCGAAATATTTGCACCACCCGACGCCAAATGGTGCCAAGACAATTTTAATTACGAACAATTACACGCAAAATGGCGGCGTTTCGACGACATCGGGTTCGGGGAGCGGCAAAAACGGATCTGCCACGAACAGTATTACAATTTTGACGACAGCTGCGGATCGTGCGGACCCCGAAGCCAACACTGTGGTGCTAGATCGCATCAATATTTGCATCAATAATCACTACGACAGTTCGGGATCGCAGCCCGTCGTGAATATTAAAGCGGAAAAAATTTCCGAAGACCCTTCGTCGTACGGGATGATGCCACCCGCTGCTGCAACATCGAAATTTAAGCAAGGCGAAGACGTTCTCGTGCAACAAAAGGACGGCAGATTCTACTTGGGCACCGTTGTGCTGGCGACAGCGAATCAGTGTTTGGTGCAATTTGACGATAACACGCAAAAATGGGCGTCGCACAGTGACTTGAAGCGATTTGGCACGAGCAAAGTGGATGATGACGGGCCCTTGTGTGTCGTGTGCAAGAAAAAGGAGGAGAAAAAAGACGTCGAGGTGTGCGAAAAGTGCGGCAGAGGGTACCATCGGGACTGTACTCAGGGAAATTTCGGCGCCAACGGGGTCTGGTACTGCAGAAG atgttCCTGCCAAAATGgcatcaaaaataatcaaaataacgAAACTTGGGGCGCAGTAAAGACTTGCAAAAGTCAATTATCGTATGAT CTCGATTCTCTGCGATGGGATCCATATCATCGTAAAAacatggaaaatatttattgctaTTGCGGCACGAGCGGCAATTGGGTCGAACAAATGTTGCAATGTAGTCGATGTCAGCAATGGTTTCACGACAAATGTCTACAAAATTCATCTTATCCGCTTTTTTCGGGCGATCg cttttatatATTCGTGTGTTCAATGTGTAATCATGGGAAAGAATTCCTGCGACGACTCGAAATGAATTGGACCGATTTGAtccatttgttgttgtttaactTGACTTTTTACAATCGGccgaacaaatattttgaccTTCAGACGGTTTTGACGCCGTATTTCATGGAATTACATCGAATTTTGCAGTTGCCGGATTAT ATGAATGGTTTGGCAGCAACAGCGATCcagcaaaaatttctcattgtGCTGCAATCGAACGAAAATCGGTTCCGGCAATCGTCGATCGACGCCAAGGCATGGGGATTGTGTCAAAATAAGCCGCCAGATGCACCTTTTGTCATCTTGCCGAACGACAAAAAGGCGATTTCCGAGTCTTATATTTCCGCAATTTGGGCCGACACGAAATTGCCGCTGGGATTTGTGGTGCGTGGCATGGAAAAATCGAGTTGCAGCAAGTCAGAGTGGTACAAGAGGATACAGGGAAAGCAATTTGTTGCATCACTCGCTTCTAGTCGCTGTTTCAACGAGTTCCCTGATGGCAGATTCAAGGATCACTTTGACGAAGACGACGAGATTCCGGTGAAATTTATCatcgaaaaagataaaatcgGCAATTTTTCCGGTTGTAAAACTGTCGAGACACCAACGACATCGAGCACGCCGCACGGAAGTCGTGCCAGCAGTGAAACGACAAAAATCGCCACAGATTCCAATGAAAATTCACGCGATGCGTTCGACGATACGAGTCGCGATTCGTTAATTGTGCCGCCAAAACCGCCACAAAATACGCAAAAACGTCGATTGCGTAAACGATCTGCACCGAATTTGACGGGGCCGCCATTGAAGAAGCTCAAAACGGAGGAAAAAGCTCCGTCGCCCGAGGATTCGAGCAACGATGATGACACGTCGAGTCGAAGCACGTTAGATTTGATTTTCCCGCCGCCAAAAGACTTTCAGGGATCGAATAATCCCTTTAATCCGGTTTATGTTCCGCAACCGCCGAGTGTTTTGCCGCTCAGTAAGCACCGTGACACAGACAAAGATTCGTTGGAAAACAAAAAAGGCTCCGGAAAACTGCGAAAAATTAAGGGAGCATCGAAGCCGCCACCGGAAAACAGCAAAATACGAATAGTCCGTACTATTAGGAGACGTTTGAGTGCAAAAGATATCATCATTGGGCCGAATCAGGAAGTCAAGTacaagaaaaagtcaaaacatCGCAATGAAGATGTTGaa attatcaGCACAACGACCATCGGTTCAAATGTCACAACGACATTTTTGCCCACGAGAACTGAATTCAAAGACTGGAATGCAACGCCCAACACAAAACTCGCGCTGTTCAACTCTTCCGCGACATCGTCAGCGACGCAACCAAGTACCTTGAAGCGCTCCGGTTCGTTCAAAGACAAAGATCGTCACAGCACGGGTTCTTCTTCCGGATATAGTTCCATTGCCGGTAGCAGTCATACCGGTTACTCGAGTCTCCCGAACTCGCCAAATGCCAAGGAAAAAGCGTCCCTCATCGACACGTATTTCGAGAACTCGCATCGCCTCAAAAACGGAGAGAAATTTGTGGTGCGAGGACGTCGCACGAAACCCGATGGCTCGAAGCAGTATTTGATTGAATGGAGCGGAAAGAACAAGTTGCAGTTATTCtag
- the LOC134835462 gene encoding outer dynein arm-docking complex subunit 3, with amino-acid sequence MSQPKQDEEPKEKIDPNRIIELNKKIAELKKKIQLAEGQQKAHTEEWETQKKTYTEKISELKKDIKDLTGKLEYVHNPSKKTAPKKKSAVPRKIQLPVGAKSAEQGVQILDLKIIDLKKQIDMISSRYQKRQEYFDKLVEEYQTLLSYKNNRSGNVVPPETLEEDSTRKQITHLENEIHRTSVQWMEAEHIRKKYRGIKASLMNDSEKFESSLLELEQAIMEQQAEINKLEAIHKEAMSMRDTTKYILQRQEMASNCSNRARDRQAIDFRRRVEDRKLELEKLERKIFSTGKQAVVHQDSVNSDSGEKADDPIAKTKDETSKMQDVFKKLMHATGVSSPNEIVDRFLAQKEALQRLNYLRTVTENEKKQLQSQREVMSAELDEFKFADTGESDVNQEELERLKKEIEDHIIRRDACTKSRDTTQTVIDTIRDALIELLLKLQEIDENVELAIKRKPPPVADLPDIISGTASNEQLVAALEEKIKLGMITAGQLANDIDSGMEEEVLSESAAKQEIIVTAAKDQPSEDKEKAPNYPPIYGNLITRTTGQMSSASPGQTTAAAMFVNSDDEGDVPSRVFIKRQAQQIVESKSRRKGLRMQLPKRR; translated from the exons atgtctcaacCAAAGCAAGATGAGGaaccaaaggaaaaaattgatccAAATCGAATAATCgagctgaataaaaaaatcgcagaacttaaaaagaaaattcaattagcag aggGGCAACAAAAAGCGCATACCGAAGAATGGGAAACGCAAAAGAAAACGTATACCGAAAAAATTTCCGAACTGAAGAAGGACATCAAAGATTTGACGGGGAAGCTCGAGTATGTCCATAATCCGTCAAAAAAAACGGCGCCCAAGAAAAAATCTGCGGTTCCGCGGAAGATTCAGTTGCCCGTTGGAGCAAAATCTGCCGAGCAAGGAGTTCAAATTTTGgatttgaag ataatcGACTTAAAGAAACAAATCGACATGATTAGTTCGCGTTACCAAAAGCGTCAAGAGTACTTTGACAAACTCGTCGAGGAGTACCAAACACTTTTGTCGTATAAAAATAACCGCAGTGGCAACGTCGTGCCTCCCGAGACGCTCGAAGAGGACAGCACCCGCAAACAAATCACGCACTTGGAAAACGAAATTCACCGAACCTCCGTGCAATGGATGGAAGCGGAgcacattcgaaaaaaatatcgcgGCATCAAGGCTTCGCTCATGAACGACTCGGAAAAATTCGAAAGTTCCTTGCTCGAGTTGGAGCAGGCGATCATGGAGCAACAAGCGGAAATTAACAAACTCGAAGCGATTCACAAGGAGGCCATGTCGATGCGCGACACCACGAAATACATTTTGCAACGTCAAGAAATGGCGAGCAATTGCAGCAATCGGGCACGCGATCGTCAAGCTATCGACTTCCGGCGCCGCGTCGAAGACCGGAAACTCGAACTGGAGAAGTTGGAACGCAAAATTTTCAGCACTGGCAAGCAAGCGGTGGTGCATCAGGACAGCGTGAATAGCGATTCGGGCGAAAAAGCGGACGATCCCATTGCAAAAACGAAAGACGAGACCAGCAAGATGCAAGAtgtcttcaaaaaattgatgcatGCGACGGGGGTTTCGTCCCCCAATGAGATtgttgatcgatttttggcgCAAAAAGAGGCCTTGCAACGCTTGAACTACTTGCGCACCGTCACGGAGAACGAAAAGAAGCAACTTCAGTCGCAACGAGAGGTAATGAGTGCTGAATTGGATGAATTTAAGTTCGCTGACACGGGCGAAAGTGACGTCAACCAAGAGGAACTCGAACGTTTGAAGAAGGAAATTGAAGATCACATCATTCGTCGTGATGCCTGCACAAAATCGCGTGATACAACACAAACAGTCATCGATACCATACGTGATGCCTTGATCGAACTCCTCCTAAAACTGCAAGAAATTGACGAAAATGTCGAATTAGCGATAAAAAGAAAGCCTCCGCCAGTTGCTGACTTACCAGATATCATCTCGGGCACCGCTTCAAATGAGCAACTTGTCGCAGcgctcgaagaaaaaattaaacttggcATGATAACAGCCGGGCAACTCGCCAATGACATCGACAGTGGCATGGAAGAGGAAGTTTTGTCAGAATCGGCGGCAAAACAGGAAATTATTGTAACGGCAGCGAAAGATCAGCCGTCGGAGGATAAGGAAAAAGCTCCGAATTATCCGCCgatttatggaaatttgatCACGCGAACCACGGGGCAGATGTCGAGTGCGTCGCCGGGACAAACAACGGCAGCGG caatGTTTGTTAATTCTGATGATGAAGGCGATGTACCGTCTCGAGTGTTTATTAAGAGACAAGCTCAGCAAATTGTCGAGTCGAAATCACGTCGCAAGGGACTCCGTATGCAGCTTCCTAAAAGACGTTAA